From Bdellovibrionales bacterium, the proteins below share one genomic window:
- a CDS encoding type II secretion system F family protein, with the protein MTAFAYRAVNAAGRLQKGLMTAANENDLASLLRQQDMELIDARERREGPPSLWVNPFKPTLRGEERLLLCGQLRDLLKAGLPFAQALHHVLQAMRDTALRHPLDEIEKKLLAGASITQSFESVPFLFDAVALSILRAGEKNGDLAETFSRLARHFQEQQALRKQLRRAIRYPLFLMVVALSVTGFMMTFVVPQLIAFLTSLGTTLPPMTLFLISSADLFATLWWALPLAALTLAVPLVHLRRRHHAVKITTDRILLSLPVVGVLLQKIALSRLTASFALLIKAGLTLPEALETAAPTCVNAALEAQVVEAKNSLLTGKPLSQATATLFDPLITQRLIVAEKSGTLEAVLDDIAAGFETQAKESIDAFLGALEPALTLSVGGLLAWIVLAVLGPVYGSLTPLAQGM; encoded by the coding sequence ATGACCGCCTTTGCCTATCGCGCGGTGAATGCGGCAGGACGCTTGCAAAAAGGCCTGATGACAGCGGCGAATGAGAACGATCTGGCCAGCCTTTTGCGCCAGCAGGATATGGAGCTGATCGACGCCCGCGAACGGCGCGAGGGGCCGCCTTCCCTTTGGGTCAACCCGTTCAAACCCACATTGCGAGGTGAAGAACGCCTTCTCCTCTGCGGGCAGTTGCGCGATCTTTTGAAAGCGGGCCTGCCTTTTGCGCAGGCGCTTCACCATGTTCTTCAAGCCATGCGTGATACGGCCCTGCGCCACCCTTTGGACGAGATTGAAAAGAAACTCTTAGCGGGAGCCTCCATCACGCAAAGCTTTGAAAGCGTCCCCTTTCTATTCGACGCGGTGGCCCTGTCCATCCTTCGCGCGGGTGAGAAAAACGGCGACCTTGCGGAAACCTTCTCGCGCCTTGCCCGCCATTTTCAAGAACAACAGGCGCTGAGAAAACAACTGCGCCGCGCCATCCGCTATCCCTTGTTTCTGATGGTCGTCGCGCTGAGCGTAACGGGCTTTATGATGACGTTCGTCGTGCCTCAACTCATCGCTTTTTTGACAAGCTTGGGCACGACCTTGCCGCCCATGACCCTCTTTTTGATCAGCAGCGCCGATTTGTTCGCAACCTTGTGGTGGGCGTTGCCTCTTGCGGCACTGACACTGGCTGTTCCCCTCGTCCACCTACGCCGCCGCCATCACGCCGTAAAAATCACGACGGATCGCATCCTTCTTTCCCTGCCCGTGGTTGGCGTTCTTCTTCAAAAAATCGCGCTGTCGCGCCTGACGGCAAGCTTTGCTCTTTTGATCAAGGCGGGGTTAACCCTGCCCGAAGCCTTAGAGACGGCAGCACCAACCTGTGTCAACGCCGCGCTAGAGGCACAAGTGGTAGAGGCTAAAAACAGCCTTTTAACAGGCAAGCCCTTGTCCCAAGCGACGGCCACGCTGTTTGATCCGCTTATCACGCAGAGATTGATCGTCGCCGAGAAAAGTGGCACGCTAGAAGCCGTGCTAGATGACATCGCAGCGGGCTTTGAGACGCAGGCCAAAGAATCCATCGACGCCTTCCTTGGCGCGTTAGAGCCTGCGCTTACCCTGTCGGTCGGTGGGTTGTTGGCATGGATTGTTCTGGCTGTTCTGGGGCCTGTCTATGGCTCGCTCACGCCACTTGCGCAGGGAATGTAA
- a CDS encoding AAA family ATPase has translation MPFLTHFGLATYPFGLTPNPALYYAWGETESLLAALKFSITRGDGLLKIVGEVGSGKTLLCRLLLDGLNQLPIDIAYLNAPVAIQPNALPALVAHEFGIKRKAGQDEGEALRTFLLARHAQGRRCVLVIDEAQALGAAGLEVVRLLSNLETETDKLLQIVLFGQAELDRLLHQKALRQILQRIHFSFMTRPFPREVVDSYIRFRLEHCAVKAGKGRHKKSGLSVSFAPQATSMIARASGGLPRLVNVLADKALLAAYAQGVTLIEPAHVHAACRETAGLAWPWNWINKFLP, from the coding sequence ATGCCTTTTTTGACGCATTTTGGCCTTGCCACCTATCCCTTTGGTCTTACACCCAATCCCGCCCTTTATTACGCGTGGGGTGAAACGGAATCCCTTCTTGCGGCGTTGAAGTTTTCGATCACGCGTGGCGACGGCCTTTTGAAAATTGTTGGTGAGGTCGGGAGTGGTAAGACGCTTTTGTGCCGCCTTCTTCTCGATGGTTTAAATCAGCTTCCTATCGATATTGCTTATCTTAATGCGCCTGTGGCGATCCAACCCAATGCGCTGCCTGCACTGGTTGCTCATGAGTTTGGGATCAAGCGCAAGGCTGGGCAGGACGAAGGCGAGGCGCTTCGCACGTTCCTTTTGGCAAGGCATGCGCAGGGTCGTCGTTGCGTTTTGGTGATTGATGAGGCGCAGGCGCTTGGCGCGGCGGGACTGGAGGTCGTGCGGCTTCTCTCAAACCTTGAGACGGAGACGGACAAGCTGTTGCAGATCGTTCTGTTTGGGCAGGCGGAGCTTGACCGGCTTTTGCATCAAAAAGCCTTGCGTCAGATTTTACAGCGCATTCATTTCAGCTTTATGACAAGGCCGTTTCCGCGCGAGGTTGTGGATTCGTACATTCGTTTTCGCCTAGAACATTGCGCGGTGAAGGCGGGTAAGGGGCGGCATAAAAAGAGCGGCCTTAGCGTTTCCTTTGCGCCACAAGCCACGTCGATGATCGCTCGCGCCAGCGGCGGCTTGCCGCGCCTTGTGAATGTCTTGGCGGATAAGGCTTTGCTGGCGGCCTATGCGCAGGGCGTAACGCTGATTGAGCCCGCGCACGTTCACGCTGCGTGCCGCGAGACGGCAGGGTTGGCGTGGCCGTGGAATTGGATCAATAAATTCCTTCCATAA
- a CDS encoding methyl-accepting chemotaxis protein translates to MFRWWSQSSLLVKVFIPQILVVAVCVVLIVTARLGFSNAEGGLTSIIENDVTRSIVALEGRSTLNRIEGAVKTIMLEESVEGINKAVTNYQEIYKKFITDMTGFQSLIKNAERKKLVEDSLTTMKKYSDNIEKMIVLKKAGKQAEGIEIALSSGELRLQARQNLIDIITAYKNAIDEKKSTLLSELDDSKVQHLLVSIIGLGIAYLILIWIIVGAMKQRKAEMLVLAKEFEDSIKMVVDDVTTSAHELKSAADTLASTSQESNKLTATVAAAAEQTSSNMQTVATATEELTASIGEISRQVTESSDITHKAVEQANTTNKTVRDLAETAEKIGRVISLIGEIASQTNLLALNATIEAARAGEAGKGFAVVASEVKSLATQTAKATEEITNQIGSVQQATGIAVGEIERIRETIVGINQVSTRIAAAIEEQGTATQEIARNIAEATTGTRDVSRNVGGVSRAAEETGSVSSQVQAAANKLTEQSASLGQKVQKFLEKVRA, encoded by the coding sequence ATGTTTCGTTGGTGGTCTCAAAGCAGTTTGCTTGTCAAAGTTTTTATTCCACAGATCCTCGTCGTCGCTGTCTGTGTGGTTTTGATTGTCACGGCAAGACTTGGTTTTTCGAATGCTGAGGGGGGTCTTACCAGTATTATCGAAAATGATGTCACTCGCTCCATTGTTGCCCTTGAAGGTCGTTCAACACTGAATCGTATTGAAGGTGCGGTAAAAACGATCATGCTAGAGGAATCTGTCGAAGGAATTAACAAGGCCGTAACAAACTATCAAGAAATCTACAAGAAATTCATTACTGATATGACAGGGTTTCAATCTCTCATTAAAAACGCGGAACGCAAGAAACTTGTCGAAGACTCTTTGACGACTATGAAAAAATATTCTGACAACATTGAAAAGATGATAGTCCTTAAGAAAGCTGGGAAACAAGCTGAGGGCATAGAGATTGCCCTGTCTTCTGGGGAGCTTCGCTTGCAAGCACGGCAAAACCTCATCGACATCATTACGGCCTACAAGAACGCGATCGATGAAAAAAAATCGACACTCTTATCTGAGCTTGATGATTCAAAAGTTCAACACCTGCTTGTTTCCATTATCGGTCTAGGCATCGCCTACTTGATCTTGATATGGATAATTGTGGGCGCCATGAAACAACGCAAAGCTGAAATGCTGGTACTCGCCAAGGAGTTTGAGGATAGTATTAAAATGGTTGTGGATGACGTGACCACCTCAGCCCACGAGCTTAAATCTGCCGCTGACACGTTAGCCTCCACCTCGCAAGAGTCCAACAAGCTCACGGCAACCGTCGCGGCGGCGGCTGAGCAAACCTCGTCCAACATGCAAACCGTTGCAACGGCGACAGAGGAACTGACGGCCTCGATCGGTGAGATTAGCCGTCAGGTTACCGAATCCTCGGACATCACGCACAAAGCCGTTGAGCAAGCCAATACGACCAACAAAACTGTGCGCGACCTTGCCGAAACTGCTGAAAAAATAGGCCGCGTTATAAGCTTGATTGGCGAGATTGCCAGTCAGACCAACCTACTGGCGCTTAACGCCACCATTGAGGCCGCGCGGGCGGGCGAGGCAGGCAAAGGCTTTGCCGTCGTGGCCAGTGAAGTTAAATCGCTGGCGACCCAAACTGCCAAAGCGACCGAAGAGATTACCAACCAAATTGGCAGCGTTCAACAAGCCACAGGCATCGCCGTGGGCGAGATTGAAAGAATCCGCGAAACCATCGTAGGGATCAATCAAGTCTCTACACGCATCGCTGCCGCGATTGAAGAGCAAGGAACGGCAACACAGGAAATCGCCCGCAACATTGCCGAGGCCACCACAGGCACGCGCGACGTATCGCGCAATGTCGGCGGCGTCAGCCGTGCGGCGGAAGAGACAGGCAGTGTCTCTTCGCAAGTACAGGCGGCGGCCAACAAATTGACCGAACAATCCGCCTCGCTCGGCCAAAAGGTGCAGAAGTTCTTGGAAAAGGTTAGGGCGTAA
- a CDS encoding type II secretion system protein: MTTLNRIHRKAFTLAEMSMVLVIIGLVIMIVFPALTTFRQTMQVSATQSNLQALMRASAAFVQANGCLPCPTPAATTGAGFGRVRGDTVTSSCGTCSVAEGIVPFVSLGVPTQTAKDGWGRWITMRVDPALTINFGVVPPTALCMAGDTTPLCVTGESRKGLCQANLPSSNRIAVATVGGGTQQAAILFLSHGANGWGAFKADPLISAGLNDHLFKGALTPCSATGGFERCNANSDLAYVEAPFSNDPAAPYDDVMVYAGRDALVTALGNPACQTTW; encoded by the coding sequence ATGACGACGCTAAACCGAATTCATAGAAAAGCCTTTACACTTGCCGAGATGAGCATGGTGCTGGTGATTATCGGTCTTGTGATCATGATCGTGTTTCCCGCCCTGACCACCTTTCGGCAAACCATGCAAGTCAGCGCTACGCAAAGCAATTTGCAGGCGTTGATGCGGGCCTCTGCCGCTTTTGTGCAGGCCAATGGCTGCCTGCCCTGCCCCACACCCGCCGCCACGACAGGGGCGGGCTTTGGGCGCGTGCGCGGCGATACCGTTACGTCATCTTGCGGAACTTGTTCTGTGGCCGAGGGTATCGTGCCCTTTGTCTCGCTAGGCGTTCCCACACAAACGGCTAAGGATGGCTGGGGTCGCTGGATTACCATGCGCGTCGATCCGGCGTTGACCATCAACTTCGGCGTCGTGCCACCAACAGCCCTTTGCATGGCGGGGGACACCACGCCCTTATGTGTCACAGGCGAAAGCCGCAAAGGCCTATGCCAAGCCAATCTGCCCTCCTCTAATCGCATTGCTGTCGCAACCGTTGGCGGCGGAACGCAGCAAGCGGCGATCCTCTTCCTTAGCCACGGCGCGAACGGCTGGGGCGCGTTCAAGGCCGATCCTCTCATCAGCGCAGGCCTTAATGATCATCTCTTTAAAGGCGCGCTTACACCATGCTCGGCCACAGGAGGCTTTGAGCGTTGCAACGCAAACAGCGATCTGGCGTATGTCGAGGCTCCCTTTTCAAACGACCCCGCCGCGCCGTATGACGACGTGATGGTTTATGCGGGACGCGACGCGCTCGTCACCGCCCTTGGCAATCCAGCCTGTCAAACGACATGGTGA
- a CDS encoding GspE/PulE family protein: MKATAQAFAFDDDSLTEVEVLPPLRAPLKFGERLVREKIITPDQLHIALHEQAKTRLMLGATLIGLGFLDQESLAKALARHAGVSFLPLDAIAPDLALLENFSPHQVRRAKALPLSLTGKTLTVALADPFDLVAIDEVHRAFPLATTLSLCVSSQASLDAFLDSLTARADSLYDLLHEIESTASPAKAEAEHPVIRLVDHLLAEAIRQGASDIHFEPEESFVRVRYRIDGRLRQIRAIHLTHWPALSHRLKIMAGMNIADTRSIQDGRFQKQQGDSVVDCRVAIMPTVWGETIVVRLLDHKKSLLPLESLGYSAATLVRLQAMTDKPQGITLVTGPTGSGKTTTLYSMLKKISTPDVHIATLEEPVEYQLELIRQTSLTDGQNLDFAAGVRGILRMDPDIILIGEIRDPETAQMALRAAMTGHQVYTTLHSNDALGTLPRLIDLGLNPRVLSGNLSGLIAQRLVRTLCPHCRHEREATPEEQGLFSAFCLDAPQLTEAEGCEACGHTGRMGRSVIAEALPITPALDDLIAAKAPRAALLDAARRESFVTMQQDGLRRVMTGDIALDDLRRAVDLTRGRP, encoded by the coding sequence ATGAAAGCAACCGCCCAAGCCTTCGCTTTTGATGATGACAGCCTGACAGAGGTCGAGGTTCTCCCGCCCTTGCGCGCGCCTCTTAAGTTTGGCGAGCGTCTGGTGCGCGAGAAAATCATAACGCCCGATCAGCTTCACATCGCCCTTCATGAGCAAGCCAAAACACGCCTTATGCTGGGTGCAACGCTTATTGGGCTTGGTTTTTTGGATCAGGAAAGCCTTGCCAAGGCGCTGGCGCGGCATGCGGGCGTTTCGTTCCTGCCTTTGGACGCCATCGCGCCCGACCTTGCGTTGCTGGAAAACTTTTCGCCGCATCAGGTCAGGAGAGCAAAGGCGCTTCCCCTATCGCTGACGGGAAAAACCCTGACCGTCGCGCTGGCTGACCCGTTCGATCTGGTCGCGATTGATGAGGTTCATCGCGCCTTTCCTCTAGCCACGACGCTCTCTCTTTGCGTCTCATCGCAAGCCTCGCTTGACGCCTTTCTGGACAGTCTTACAGCGCGGGCGGACAGCCTTTATGATCTTTTGCATGAGATTGAGTCCACAGCGTCCCCCGCCAAGGCAGAGGCGGAGCATCCCGTTATCCGCCTTGTCGATCACCTTTTGGCCGAAGCCATCCGGCAAGGCGCATCCGATATTCATTTTGAACCCGAAGAATCTTTTGTCCGCGTGCGCTATCGTATCGATGGCCGCCTTCGCCAAATCCGCGCCATTCATCTGACTCACTGGCCTGCGCTGTCCCACCGCCTGAAGATTATGGCTGGCATGAACATCGCCGACACACGCAGCATCCAAGATGGCCGCTTTCAAAAACAACAGGGCGATAGCGTGGTCGATTGCCGCGTGGCGATCATGCCGACGGTGTGGGGTGAAACCATCGTCGTGCGCCTTTTGGATCATAAAAAATCCCTGCTGCCGCTGGAATCCTTGGGCTATAGCGCGGCGACGCTAGTACGCCTTCAAGCTATGACGGACAAACCGCAAGGCATCACGCTGGTGACGGGGCCAACGGGCAGCGGCAAGACAACCACGCTTTATTCTATGCTGAAGAAAATAAGCACGCCCGACGTGCATATTGCGACGTTGGAGGAGCCAGTTGAATATCAGCTGGAGCTAATCCGCCAGACCTCCCTTACCGATGGCCAGAATCTCGATTTTGCGGCAGGCGTGCGCGGCATCTTACGTATGGATCCCGATATTATCCTGATCGGCGAAATCCGCGATCCCGAAACCGCGCAGATGGCGCTTCGCGCCGCGATGACGGGTCACCAAGTCTATACGACACTGCACAGCAATGATGCGCTGGGGACTTTGCCGCGCCTTATCGATCTGGGCCTTAACCCGCGAGTCCTTTCCGGCAATCTTTCGGGCTTAATCGCGCAGCGCCTTGTCCGCACGCTCTGCCCCCATTGCCGGCATGAGCGCGAGGCCACCCCCGAAGAGCAAGGCCTTTTCAGCGCGTTTTGCCTTGACGCGCCACAGCTGACCGAAGCCGAGGGATGCGAGGCGTGTGGTCACACGGGACGCATGGGACGCAGCGTGATTGCCGAAGCGCTTCCCATCACGCCCGCGCTGGATGACCTAATCGCGGCCAAAGCGCCCCGCGCCGCGCTGCTGGATGCCGCCCGCCGCGAGAGTTTCGTCACGATGCAACAAGATGGCCTAAGGCGCGTTATGACGGGAGACATTGCCTTGGACGATCTGCGCCGCGCCGTTGATCTGACACGGGGACGGCCATGA
- a CDS encoding prepilin-type N-terminal cleavage/methylation domain-containing protein: MKNKTTQSGFTLVELSIVLVIIGLIIGGVLTGQQIIQNARITNAINGIQAYQGQLQTYTQNYGALAGDDPSATTRFSSMTQSANGNNDGKIGTASSFDTTTTTGTASESLHVWAHLRAAGLVKNQVTGGTTAIQPPNPFGGVFGFQNGAFGGVFTTTVLCLDKVTAGAAQAIDARLDDGTSNAGSIQATPYTNATGSSANAPITTYSDDTTYTMCVRI, from the coding sequence GTGAAAAACAAAACGACGCAATCCGGTTTTACCCTTGTCGAGCTTTCCATCGTTCTGGTCATCATTGGTCTGATTATCGGCGGCGTGCTGACGGGACAGCAGATTATCCAAAACGCCCGCATCACCAACGCGATCAACGGCATCCAAGCCTATCAAGGGCAACTGCAAACCTATACCCAAAACTATGGCGCGTTAGCGGGCGACGATCCCAGCGCGACGACGCGCTTTTCTTCGATGACGCAAAGCGCGAATGGCAACAATGATGGCAAGATCGGGACGGCCAGTTCCTTTGACACGACGACGACAACGGGAACAGCCAGCGAGAGCCTGCATGTTTGGGCGCACCTTCGCGCGGCGGGGCTTGTGAAAAATCAAGTAACGGGTGGCACGACGGCCATTCAGCCCCCCAATCCTTTTGGTGGCGTGTTTGGTTTCCAAAATGGCGCGTTTGGTGGTGTCTTCACGACGACCGTTTTGTGCTTGGACAAAGTCACGGCGGGCGCGGCGCAAGCCATCGACGCAAGGCTTGACGACGGCACGAGCAACGCGGGATCAATCCAAGCCACGCCCTACACAAACGCCACGGGCAGCAGCGCAAACGCGCCCATAACGACCTATAGCGACGACACGACCTATACGATGTGCGTAAGGATTTAA
- a CDS encoding tetratricopeptide repeat protein: MAFVSALVALLFVVIGVLAFYGGEAVAAKENLSKRQVAATLVQKSPPTSKKARKMQEGEPLGIALSEGSQDSEVQDKPVKAAPATATKSGATIVVTKVEKKSASSEDSEDVERGSGDTLSLARKATQDGAWDKAIKLYGVILKKEPKNQAALQGKVFALSQRGRDEDLDVLDGIAEKNPSLAAVHAARARILVRQKDTMEALTAWQKAVALDPKNKDCRLGLAILNDKLGRQDEALKLYRAIPKPLPPEAQRRLDYLASHEASAPSSADDAGERDTDE, translated from the coding sequence GTGGCGTTTGTTTCTGCGCTTGTGGCTCTCCTTTTCGTTGTTATTGGCGTGCTGGCTTTTTATGGTGGTGAGGCGGTGGCTGCGAAAGAAAACCTTTCAAAACGACAGGTTGCCGCTACACTTGTTCAAAAGAGCCCGCCGACTTCAAAGAAGGCTCGCAAGATGCAAGAGGGTGAGCCTTTGGGCATCGCTCTTTCAGAGGGAAGCCAAGATTCCGAGGTTCAGGACAAGCCCGTTAAGGCCGCGCCAGCCACCGCCACGAAATCGGGTGCAACGATTGTCGTGACCAAGGTCGAGAAAAAGTCGGCGAGCAGTGAAGATAGCGAGGATGTCGAGCGGGGTAGCGGCGATACGCTATCGCTCGCGCGCAAGGCTACGCAGGATGGAGCTTGGGACAAGGCCATCAAGCTGTATGGCGTGATTTTGAAAAAAGAGCCTAAAAATCAGGCGGCCTTGCAGGGCAAGGTTTTTGCGCTCTCGCAGCGTGGGCGCGATGAGGATTTGGACGTTTTGGATGGAATAGCCGAGAAAAACCCGTCTCTAGCGGCGGTGCATGCCGCCCGCGCCCGCATTCTGGTGCGGCAAAAGGATACGATGGAGGCTTTGACCGCTTGGCAAAAGGCCGTTGCGCTTGATCCCAAGAACAAGGATTGCCGTCTGGGCCTAGCCATCTTGAATGACAAGCTGGGACGGCAGGATGAGGCGCTGAAGCTTTATCGTGCGATCCCCAAACCCTTGCCGCCCGAGGCGCAGCGTCGTTTGGACTATTTGGCGTCGCATGAGGCGTCTGCGCCATCGTCTGCGGATGATGCAGGCGAAAGAGATACGGACGAGTAA